From Trichoderma atroviride chromosome 1, complete sequence, one genomic window encodes:
- a CDS encoding uncharacterized protein (TransMembrane:1 (o149-169i)~BUSCO:EOG092D47YD) has product MSSEAVFVLPGDHIDPSLIPSHPKKPVRLGPGLRHVPPSELLPTLAGQLVTDRLKNAIRVETASGRYIPRVGELVIGTVNKSASEVYFVSLSDYTAPALLPQLSFESATKKTRPILAPGALVYARVTLANKHMDAELECVSASTGKADGLGPLAGGMLFAISLGMARLLMMPKKAQQGKVVVLDELADAGLQFETATGRNGRLWVDSDNTKTIIVVGRAIQETDEKSLAADEQRKLVKKLIKELS; this is encoded by the exons ATGTCTTCAGAAGCCGTCTTTGTCCTGCCCGGCGACCACATCGATCCCTCCCTCATCCCTTCACATCCAAAGAAACCCGTCCGTCTGGGCCCCGGACTGCGCCATGTGCCGCCGAGCGAGCTTCTCCCAACGCTGGCGGGCCAGCTGGTGACGGACAGACTGAAGAATGCGATCCGGGTCGAGACGGCCAGTGGCAGA TACATCCCCCGAGTCGGCGAGCTCGTCATCGGCACAGTCAACAAATCCGCGTCCGAAGTCTACTTTGTCAGCCTCTCCGACTACACCGCTCCCGCCCTCCTCCCCCAGCTCTCCTTCGAATCGGCCACCAAAAAGACGCGCCCCATCTTGGCCCCGGGAGCGTTGGTATATGCCCGCGTCACGCTGGCCAACAAGCACATGGACGCCGAGCTCGAGTGCGTCTCGGCCTCGACAGGCAAAGCGGATGGCCTCGGGCCGTTGGCAGGGGGCATGCTGTTTGCTATATCGCTGGGCATGGCTCGCCTTCTGATGATGCCCAAGAAGGCGCAGCAGGGCAAGGTCGTGGTTCTGGATGAGCTCGCCGACGCCGGTCTCCAGTTTGAGACGGCCACTGGCAGAAACGGCCGTCTTTGGGTGGACAGCGACAATACCAAGACCATAATCGTGGTCGGCAGAGCCATACAAGAGACGGATGAAAAATCCCTGGCCGCAGACGAGCAGAGGAAGTTGGTAAAGAAGCTAATCAAGGAGCTGAGTTGA
- a CDS encoding uncharacterized protein (EggNog:ENOG41~BUSCO:EOG092D2SV5), whose product MSTLIGKGRKPKFELHLKIYDLNNVPLVSGTSFIKWHLPHSMHADHRGRTPKAAIANHRVEYNFNKVITGVRMSVDKSNSLNECLIEFEIVQEFALTEKITLGHIKLNLAEYVEESEIFLREVNSVSSTRKRTNSSGSPTSAKDLKLSDEVLRDAEEGIVRRYLMQDSKVNSTLKISILLIQVDGERSFVAPPLKTAPVFGGIAGFMVPEQNEDEILGPLPTLSKNRDVAEIQDLYRRTLAASWTRQPSELHTDECIEDIFAGGNGWRTKHRSATSPDSEDDEYDDDGDNSGTLRPNELRRVGINHRRNHSGSSNHIRRGSNNSYHPPSSPRPHHHRTPSGSSDKSVSTVTGGGFGRLKKGVRILRDDGRETPSRDDDMLSTRSVGSLVSAAPTMGSSEREREHMKRTKEIRESDVRDDLVAWSLPSLVSA is encoded by the exons ATGTCTACCCTGA TCGGCAAGGGGCGCAAG CCCAAGTTTGAACTTCATCTCAAG ATTTACGATTTGAACAACGTACCTCTTGTTTCTGGGACCTCATTTATCAAATGGCATCTGCCGCATTCTATGCATGCCGACCATCGTGGCCGCACGCCCAAGGcggccatcgccaatcaTCGGGTGGAATACAACTTCAACAAAGTAATAACGGGCGTTCGCATGTCCGTCGACAAGAGCAACAGCCTCAATGAGTGTCTGATAGAGTTTGAGATTGTCCAAGAATTCGCCCTCACAGAGAAGATTACGCTTGGCCACATCAAGCTCAATTTGGCTGAATATGTTGAGGAGAGCGAAATCTTCTTGAGAGAGGTGAATTCCGTGTCTTCGACCAGAAAACGAACGAATAGTTCGGGGAGCCCAACAAGTGCCAAGGACCTGAAACTGTCGGATGAAGTCCTAAGAGACGCTGAAGAGGGCATCGTCCGCAGATATCTCATGCAGGACAGCAAGGTCAACAGCACTCTCAAGATTAGTATCCTGCTCATCCAAGTCGACGGCGAACGCAGCTTTGTCGCGCCACCACTCAAGACGGCTCCGGTATTTGGAGGAATTGCAGGCTTCATGGTTCCAGAACAAAACGAAGATGAGATTCTAGGAC CTCTGCCGACTCTATCTAAGAATAGAGATGTCGCCGAGATTCAAGATTTGTATCGCCGGACTCTCGCAGCTTCCTGGACCCGACAGCCCTCGGAGCTCCATACGGATGAGTGTATCGAGGACATTTTTGCCGGCGGAAACGGCTGGAGGACAAAGCACAGAAGTGCTACCAGCCCCGACTCTGAAGATGACGAATACGACGACGATGGTGACAACTCTGGCACCCTCCGGCCCAACGAATTGCGCCGCGTGGGCATCAACCACCGCCGCAACCACTCGGGCTCTTCCAACCACATCCGCCGCGGCAGCAACAACTCGTACCACCCTCCCAGCAGCCCGCGccctcaccaccaccgcaCGCCCAGCGGCTCGAGCGATAAGAGCGTCTCGACCGTcaccggcggcggcttcggcCGCCTCAAGAAGGGCGTGCGCATCCTCCGCGACGACGGCAGGGAGACGCCCTCGCGGGACGACGACATGCTCAGCACCAGGAGCGTCGGCAGCCTCGTCAGCGCGGCGCCGACAATGGGCAGCAGCGAGCGCGAGAGGGAGCACATGAAGCGAACAAAGGAGATTCGGGAGTCGGACGTGAGGGATGATTTGGTTGCGTGGAGTTTACCTAGCCTGGTGTCTGCGTGA
- a CDS encoding uncharacterized protein (EggNog:ENOG41): protein MHADHRGRTPKAAIANHRVEYNFNKVITGVRMSVDKSNSLNECLIEFEIVQEFALTEKITLGHIKLNLAEYVEESEIFLREVNSVSSTRKRTNSSGSPTSAKDLKLSDEVLRDAEEGIVRRYLMQDSKVNSTLKISILLIQVDGERSFVAPPLKTAPVFGGIAGFMVPEQNEDEILGPLPTLSKNRDVAEIQDLYRRTLAASWTRQPSELHTDECIEDIFAGGNGWRTKHRSATSPDSEDDEYDDDGDNSGTLRPNELRRVGINHRRNHSGSSNHIRRGSNNSYHPPSSPRPHHHRTPSGSSDKSVSTVTGGGFGRLKKGVRILRDDGRETPSRDDDMLSTRSVGSLVSAAPTMGSSEREREHMKRTKEIRESDVRDDLVAWSLPSLVSA from the exons ATGCATGCCGACCATCGTGGCCGCACGCCCAAGGcggccatcgccaatcaTCGGGTGGAATACAACTTCAACAAAGTAATAACGGGCGTTCGCATGTCCGTCGACAAGAGCAACAGCCTCAATGAGTGTCTGATAGAGTTTGAGATTGTCCAAGAATTCGCCCTCACAGAGAAGATTACGCTTGGCCACATCAAGCTCAATTTGGCTGAATATGTTGAGGAGAGCGAAATCTTCTTGAGAGAGGTGAATTCCGTGTCTTCGACCAGAAAACGAACGAATAGTTCGGGGAGCCCAACAAGTGCCAAGGACCTGAAACTGTCGGATGAAGTCCTAAGAGACGCTGAAGAGGGCATCGTCCGCAGATATCTCATGCAGGACAGCAAGGTCAACAGCACTCTCAAGATTAGTATCCTGCTCATCCAAGTCGACGGCGAACGCAGCTTTGTCGCGCCACCACTCAAGACGGCTCCGGTATTTGGAGGAATTGCAGGCTTCATGGTTCCAGAACAAAACGAAGATGAGATTCTAGGAC CTCTGCCGACTCTATCTAAGAATAGAGATGTCGCCGAGATTCAAGATTTGTATCGCCGGACTCTCGCAGCTTCCTGGACCCGACAGCCCTCGGAGCTCCATACGGATGAGTGTATCGAGGACATTTTTGCCGGCGGAAACGGCTGGAGGACAAAGCACAGAAGTGCTACCAGCCCCGACTCTGAAGATGACGAATACGACGACGATGGTGACAACTCTGGCACCCTCCGGCCCAACGAATTGCGCCGCGTGGGCATCAACCACCGCCGCAACCACTCGGGCTCTTCCAACCACATCCGCCGCGGCAGCAACAACTCGTACCACCCTCCCAGCAGCCCGCGccctcaccaccaccgcaCGCCCAGCGGCTCGAGCGATAAGAGCGTCTCGACCGTcaccggcggcggcttcggcCGCCTCAAGAAGGGCGTGCGCATCCTCCGCGACGACGGCAGGGAGACGCCCTCGCGGGACGACGACATGCTCAGCACCAGGAGCGTCGGCAGCCTCGTCAGCGCGGCGCCGACAATGGGCAGCAGCGAGCGCGAGAGGGAGCACATGAAGCGAACAAAGGAGATTCGGGAGTCGGACGTGAGGGATGATTTGGTTGCGTGGAGTTTACCTAGCCTGGTGTCTGCGTGA
- a CDS encoding uncharacterized protein (EggNog:ENOG41), translating into MSESNGVKAGVEPGDRVAIGITFGNSNSSIAFTVDDKAEVIANEDGDRQIPTTLSYVDGDEYYGTQAKAFLVRNPTNTVAYFKDFLGQEFKSIDPTHCHAAAHPQDVSGAVSFTVKDKAGEEAEASTISVSEAATRYLRRLVGSASDYLGKKVTSAVITVPTNFSEKQREALIKAANDADLEVLQLISDPVAAVLAYDARPEAKVEDKIVVVADLGGTRSDVAVVASRGGIYTILATAHDYEFSGVHLDEALMDYFAKEFIKKHNVDPRSNAKSLAKLRQEAEATKKALSLGSNAQFSVESLADGFDFSATLNRTRYEMVARKIFEGFNRLVESVIKKAELDVLDVDEVIMCGGTSHTPRIASNFQSIFPESTKILAPATSATAINPSDLQARGAALQASLIQEYEAADIEQSTHPAVTTVKHISNAIGVVTKSADGEDVFTPVMQAETAVPARRTVHIAATGDVLIKVVEGGTHIKVTKPEPKAKEEKEDEDDSDFDDDDEEEEKREKIWKIGEALAEAAIKGVGKDGKVEVTINVAADLSVTVTAREVGGKGGVRGNIQAP; encoded by the exons ATGTCTGAGAGCAACGGCGTCAAGGCCGGCGTCGAGCCCGGTGACCGAGTCGCCATTGGCATCACCTTTGGCAACTCCAACAGCTCCATTGCCTTTACTGTCGACGACAAGGCCGAGGTCATTGCCAACGAGGATGGTG ACCGACAGATTCCCACCACTCTCTCCTACGTCGACGGCGATGAGTACTACGGCACCCAGGCCAAGGCCTTCCTGGTCCGCAACCCGACCAACACCGTTGCCTACTTCAAGGACTTTCTAGGCCAAGA ATTCAAGTCAATCGACCCCACACACTGCCACGCTGCTGCCCACCCTCAAGACGTCTCTGGCGCCGTCTCCTTCACcgtcaaggacaaggccggcgaggaggctgaggcctCGACCATCTCCGTGTCCGAGGCTGCCACCCGATACCTGCGCCGTCTCGTCGGCTCTGCCTCCGACTACCTGGGCAAAAAGGTCACTTCCGCCGTCATCACCGTCCCCACAAACTTCTCCGAGAAGCAGCGCGAGGCTCTGATCAAGGCCGCCAACGACGCCGACCTCGAGGTCCTGCAGCTCATCTCCGACCCCGTTGCCGCGGTTCTGGCTTACGATGCCCGTCCCGAGGCAAAGGTCGAGGACAAGATTGTTGTCGTTGCCGACCTCGGTGGCACCCGCTCCGACGTGGCCGTTGTTGCCTCAAGAGGCGGCATCTACACCATCCTCGCCACCGCCCACGACTACGAGTTCTCCGGTGTCCACCTGGACGAGGCCCTGATGGACTACTTCGCCAAGGAAttcatcaagaagcacaaCGTCGACCCGCGATCAAACGCAAAGAGCCTGGCCAAGCTCCGAcaagaggccgaggccaccAAGAAGGCTCTCAGCCTGGGCTCCAACGCCCAGTTCAGCGTCGAGAGCTTGGCTGACGGCTTCGACTTCTCCGCCACCCTCAACCGCACACGATACGAGATGGTTGCCCGCAAGATCTTTGAGGGCTTCAACCGCCTGGTCGAGAGCGTCATCAAAAAGGCCGAGCTCGACGtcctcgacgtcgacgaggtCATCATGTGCGGCGGCACCTCCCACACCCCCCGCATCGCCTCAAACTTCCAGTCCATCTTCCCCGAGTCGACCAAGATCCTGGCCCCTGCCACCAGCgccaccgccatcaacccCTCTGACCTGCAGGCCCGCGGCGCCGCCCTCCAGGCCTCCCTGATCCAGGAGTACGAGGCCGCCGACATTGAGCAGTCCACCCACCCTGCCGTCACCACCGTCAAGCACATCTCCAACGCCATTGGTGTCGTCACCAAGAGcgccgacggcgaggacgTCTTCACCCCCGTCATGCAGGCCGAGACCGCCGTTCCCGCCCGCCGCACCGTCCACATCGCCGCCACTGGCGATGTCCTGATCAAGGTTGTCGAGGGTGGCACCCACATCAAGGTCACCAAGCCCgagcccaaggccaaggaggagaaggaggatgaggacgactccgactttgacgacgatgacgaagaggaggagaagcgtGAGAAGATTTGGAAGATTGGCGAGGCTCTTGCCGAGGCTGCCATCAAGGGTGTTGGCAAGGACGGAAAGGTCGAGGTCACCATCAACGTCGCTGCCGATCTCAGCGTGACTGTTACTGCCAGAGAAGTTGGTGGCAAGGGTGGTGTCAGGGGTAACATTCAGGCTCCTTAA
- a CDS encoding uncharacterized protein (EggNog:ENOG41~SECRETED:SignalP(1-23)) — translation MPRRPLLAPLLLATAATLPMAQAARPSASRLAIRTSTRGELTRGGSTDHDWRAAAADHNGYSLPLNAAYLQPGDPGFTGNGLGAEYRVKAEPFLPLGLDDGEFAPRVSADHQPGVLKGTSADYYSPDIPSEAFGMVAQPEPPLDSPIQPSSSRTSSFRHNMKQMFRRKSGRDATLDSTFSQATITRSLADGAIPLQTNITAGDRVESPVSFSAVSLPLSRSSSSRQRGTGAEAEAEAEAESRLGPVSPPVSNAAEPASKRTPPESPHLSSYQRFQKSPSPPVAAPGTVNPMDIMPASTEAEVWHKTEHQLYEAFHKPSPSDDPAIDTAMPSPSPTPP, via the coding sequence ATGCCGAGGCGGCCGTTGCTggcaccgctgctgctggccacgGCAGCAACGCTTCCAATGGCGCAAGCAGCCCGCCCAAGCGCCTCTCGTCTAGCGATTCGTACAAGCACAAGGGGGGAATTGACGCGCGGAGGGAGCACCGACCACGACTGGCgagccgccgctgctgaCCACAATGGATattctctccctctcaaTGCGGCGTACCTGCAGCCCGGCGATCCTGGCTTCACCGGCAATGGCCTCGGTGCAGAGTACAGAGTCAAGGCCGAGCCCTTTCTGCCGCTGGGCCTGGATGATGGCGAGTTTGCACCGCGGGTATCAGCAGATCACCAGCCCGGTGTGCTCAAGGGCACCAGCGCCGACTACTACAGCCCCGACATCCCATCCGAGGCCTTTGGCATGGTTGCACAGCCTGAGCCTCCTCTCGACTCCCCCATCCAGCCGTCCTCTTCTCGAACCAGCTCCTTTCGCCACAACATGAAGCAAATGTTCCGCCGCAAGAGCGGCAGGGACGCAACGCTGGATTCTACCTTTTCTCAAGCAACAATCACCCGGAGTTTGGCTGACGGAGCCATTCCGCTGCAGACCAACATCACCGCCGGTGACCGGGTTGAATCTCCCGTCAGCTTCTCTGCTGTATCTCTGCCCCTCTCtcgctcatcgtcttctcgcCAGCGCGGCACCggagccgaagccgaagctgAAGCCGAAGCTGAGTCGAGGCTGGGGCCTGTCAGCCCTCCTGTGAGCAATGCAGCTGAGCCGGCTTCCAAACGGACACCCCCAGAGTCGCCTCACTTGTCATCATACCAGCGGTTCCAAAAATCTCCCTCGCCTCCCGTCGCCGCCCCCGGAACTGTGAATCCCATGGACATCATGCCCGCCTCTACGGAAGCCGAGGTCTGGCACAAGACTGAGCACCAACTCTACGAGGCCTTTCACAAGCCGTCGCCAAGTGATGACCCCGCCATTGACACGGCCATgccctctccttctccgaCACCCCCCTGA
- a CDS encoding uncharacterized protein (BUSCO:EOG092D0E4N) — MTQPKEPLWRFAIPLTPNEKIYRPTHRAQGERGTMVWDMTYMSTIGLYGNYAGMARVLKKVGVKHDSCWNDKGRKWRQGTRAWVGTLSRERAGVERPMCQSTVVWDPESQQQDAEAGDEKRIQKRIFIRVHPSSFLELFNELLRLTKMENPRLYIEDLRFEIGSLELSGPASTEALLSVLSAYPLPSGPNPKSKHAELFESLRGLTNPAALPNNSVLNFAIQDPRLRYPPRIVEFPETEQAQMRLLETIAGWPAEENLQPSLLFDRDARHKASCLPSQKSINRRRSKTTPGVPLKPTAAIDPAIPITLVASRSAVGTQAQGTWTLLAPWKCILPLWYSIVHCPLVSGGNPRFAGLNETMQVAFERSLPWFPADFLGTDAGAEWELERRRIRKRDWAKRPKSKRVEWASLNLGAGRQGEIGDGHACDFEFLFGLGQQQQQQVRVRNPSPPLVNDDSGEAMDVDQTATAELKDTGVDEMPYLKLLTSISKATFNSLISSPAAAPLPLPPNPIACVRISLLSRGVVSSCARIYRLPAVPVSIPPSSDVQVPASIPPESHSLPSDLRLQWLSRIPSSSSSSSSSSSSAKPKQQPQSSSCSRSQHADMEMRKRLLAQELLAPPPDLETISLPPNQFDIGGHPLVPDAEDLIGFVTTGSFSLANGRGAAIGSIAVDKVLPDVKANPKEGRLCIVRNAGENIGWIARWEVV; from the coding sequence ATGACACAGCCCAAAGAGCCTCTCTGGCGCTTCGCAATCCCCCTCACACCCAACGAGAAGATTTACCGACCAACCCATAGAGCACAGGGAGAGCGAGGCACCATGGTTTGGGACATGACTTATATGAGTACCATTGGCTTATACGGAAACTACGCCGGCATGGCCAGAGTCCTCAAAAAGGTCGGAGTCAAGCACGATTCATGCTGGAACGACAAAGGTAGAAAATGGAGGCAGGGCACACGAGCTTGGGTTGGCACCTTgagcagagagagagctggagTTGAGCGGCCAATGTGCCAATCGACCGTGGTTTGGGACCCTGAATCACAACAACAAGATGCCGAAGCTGGAGACGAGAAAAGGATTCAGAAAAGGATCTTCATTAGAGTCCACCCCTCCTCCTTTCTGGAGCTATTcaatgagctgctgcgcttGACAAAGATGGAGAACCCTCGCCTGTATATCGAAGACCTTCGCTTCGAGATTGGAAGCTTGGAGCTTTCTGGTCCCGCATCCACCGAGGCACTGCTGTCTGTCTTGTCGGCATACCCTTTGCCCTCGGGGCCAAATCCAAAGAGCAAGCATGCCGAGCTATTCGAATCATTAAGGGGGCTGACGAATCCAGCGGCTCTACCAAACAACTCTGTACTAAACTTTGCCATCCAAGATCCTCGGTTACGATACCCGCCGCGGATAGTGGAATTTCCAGAGACTGAACAGGCACAGATGCGCCTTCTAGAGACAATCGCCGGCTGGCCTGCCGAGGAAAATCTGCAGCCCTCACTCCTATTCGACCGAGATGCCCGCCACAAAGCCTCCTGTTTGCCATCACAAAAGTCCATCAACAGGCGAAGGAGTAAGACTACCCCTGGAGTGCCGCTGAAACCAACAGCAGCTATAGACCCTGCCATTCCAATCACTCTCGTCGCGTCTCGCTCCGCAGTCGGCACGCAGGCACAAGGAACATGGACTCTCCTTGCTCCCTGGAAATGCATCCTCCCTCTGTGGTACAGCATCGTCCACTGCCCGCTCGTGTCGGGCGGCAACCCGCGGTTCGCAGGCTTGAACGAGACGATGCAGGTCGCCTTTGAGCGCAGCCTCCCGTGGTTCCCGGCCGACTTCCTCGGCACGGATGCCGGCGCAGAATGGGAGCTTGAGCGGAGGCGAATCCGGAAGAGAGACTGGGCGAAACGtcccaagagcaagagggTTGAGTGGGCATCCCTCAATTTGGGCGCTGGACGGCAGGGGGAGATTGGTGACGGACATGCTTGCGATTTTGAATTCTTATTTGGTCTTggacaacaacagcagcagcaggtccgTGTCAGGAACCCAAGCCCTCCGTTGGTCAACGACGATTCGGGAGAGGCAATGGATGTCGATCAAACAGCCACTGCCGAGTTGAAGGACACTGGCGTCGACGAGATGCCATATCTCAAGCTTCTGACGAGCATTTCCAAAGCCACATTCAACAGCCTCATCTCTTCACCCGCGGCGGCGCCTTTGCCACTTCCACCAAACCCAATCGCCTGCGTCCGCATCTCGCTTCTCTCAAGAGGTGTTGTTAGCTCATGCGCGAGAATCTACCGCCTCCCAGCTGTGCCCGTTTCCATACCGCCATCTTCCGACGTCCAAGTCCCCGCTAGTATACCGCCAGAATCACATTCTCTTCCATCCGATCTTCGTTTGCAGTGGCTGTCTCGTATCccctcatcctcatcatcatcatcatcttcttcttcttctgcaaagCCAAAACAACAGCCGCAGTCGTCTTCGTGTTCTCGTTCCCAACATGCAGACATGGAAATGCGAAAGCGCCTTTTAGCACAGGAGCTTCTCGCTCCGCCGCCAGACTTGGAAAccatctcgctgccgccCAACCAATTCGACATTGGAGGCCATCCGCTCGTGCCCGATGCGGAAGATCTCATCGGTTTCGTCACCACGGGCTCATTCTCCCTTGCCAACGGCCGAGGggccgccattggcagcaTAGCTGTGGACAAGGTGTTGCCAGACGTCAAGGCGAATCCAAAGGAGGGGAGACTGTGTATTGTGAGGAATGCCGGCGAAAATATCGGCTGGATAGCAAGATGGGAGGTTGTTTAG
- a CDS encoding uncharacterized protein (EggNog:ENOG41), with amino-acid sequence MLDAGAALPLTHDHTLTAPDGRHPSYPSDQSTPLPGPAFTDVSSQNTPSTQLDTPSPQSVGSSDFRHSASPQSGAGSHSPRTGVYRCEEPGCNQTFDQPHKLKHHQRYHSKDHKCPYPGCGKGFGTKTHLQRHINDRHEKKKKFHCSVTGCDYSRAGGKAFPRKDNWKRHMIKIHNIEQQSLPEPIEVDMDVDGS; translated from the exons ATGCTAGATGCGGgagctgctcttcctctgaCCCACGACCACACCTTGACGGCCCCAGACGGCCGGCATCCAAGCTACCCCTCGGACCAGTCCACCCCACTCCCCGGCCCTGCCTTTACCGATGTCTCATCCCAGAACACGCCCTCGACTCAGCTGGACACTCCCTCTCCGCAATCCGTGGGAAGCTCTGATTTCCGACATAGTGCTTCACCACAATCGGGAGCCGGCAGTCACTCTCCCAGGACCGGCGTCTACCGATGTGAAGAGCCCGGCTGTAACCAGACCTTTGACCAGCCACACAAACTAAA ACACCACCAGCGATACCATAGCAAAGACCACAAGTGCCCATACCCAGGCTGTGGCAAGGGCTTCGGCACAAAGACCCATCTGCAAAGACATATTAATGACAGGcacgagaagaagaagaaattccACTGCTCCGTCACCGGCTGTGATTATTCCAGAGCAGGTGGCAAAGCATTCCCCAGAAAAGACAACTGGAAGAGACACATGATCAAGATTCACAATATTGAGCAGCAGTCACTTCCAGAACCTATTGAAGTCGACATGGATGTAGACGGATCATGA
- a CDS encoding uncharacterized protein (EggNog:ENOG41~BUSCO:EOG092D2SV5) yields the protein MPSFLPSVGKGRKPKFELHLKIYDLNNVPLVSGTSFIKWHLPHSMHADHRGRTPKAAIANHRVEYNFNKVITGVRMSVDKSNSLNECLIEFEIVQEFALTEKITLGHIKLNLAEYVEESEIFLREVNSVSSTRKRTNSSGSPTSAKDLKLSDEVLRDAEEGIVRRYLMQDSKVNSTLKISILLIQVDGERSFVAPPLKTAPVFGGIAGFMVPEQNEDEILGPLPTLSKNRDVAEIQDLYRRTLAASWTRQPSELHTDECIEDIFAGGNGWRTKHRSATSPDSEDDEYDDDGDNSGTLRPNELRRVGINHRRNHSGSSNHIRRGSNNSYHPPSSPRPHHHRTPSGSSDKSVSTVTGGGFGRLKKGVRILRDDGRETPSRDDDMLSTRSVGSLVSAAPTMGSSEREREHMKRTKEIRESDVRDDLVAWSLPSLVSA from the exons atgccttcttttctcccctcaGTCGGCAAGGGGCGCAAG CCCAAGTTTGAACTTCATCTCAAG ATTTACGATTTGAACAACGTACCTCTTGTTTCTGGGACCTCATTTATCAAATGGCATCTGCCGCATTCTATGCATGCCGACCATCGTGGCCGCACGCCCAAGGcggccatcgccaatcaTCGGGTGGAATACAACTTCAACAAAGTAATAACGGGCGTTCGCATGTCCGTCGACAAGAGCAACAGCCTCAATGAGTGTCTGATAGAGTTTGAGATTGTCCAAGAATTCGCCCTCACAGAGAAGATTACGCTTGGCCACATCAAGCTCAATTTGGCTGAATATGTTGAGGAGAGCGAAATCTTCTTGAGAGAGGTGAATTCCGTGTCTTCGACCAGAAAACGAACGAATAGTTCGGGGAGCCCAACAAGTGCCAAGGACCTGAAACTGTCGGATGAAGTCCTAAGAGACGCTGAAGAGGGCATCGTCCGCAGATATCTCATGCAGGACAGCAAGGTCAACAGCACTCTCAAGATTAGTATCCTGCTCATCCAAGTCGACGGCGAACGCAGCTTTGTCGCGCCACCACTCAAGACGGCTCCGGTATTTGGAGGAATTGCAGGCTTCATGGTTCCAGAACAAAACGAAGATGAGATTCTAGGAC CTCTGCCGACTCTATCTAAGAATAGAGATGTCGCCGAGATTCAAGATTTGTATCGCCGGACTCTCGCAGCTTCCTGGACCCGACAGCCCTCGGAGCTCCATACGGATGAGTGTATCGAGGACATTTTTGCCGGCGGAAACGGCTGGAGGACAAAGCACAGAAGTGCTACCAGCCCCGACTCTGAAGATGACGAATACGACGACGATGGTGACAACTCTGGCACCCTCCGGCCCAACGAATTGCGCCGCGTGGGCATCAACCACCGCCGCAACCACTCGGGCTCTTCCAACCACATCCGCCGCGGCAGCAACAACTCGTACCACCCTCCCAGCAGCCCGCGccctcaccaccaccgcaCGCCCAGCGGCTCGAGCGATAAGAGCGTCTCGACCGTcaccggcggcggcttcggcCGCCTCAAGAAGGGCGTGCGCATCCTCCGCGACGACGGCAGGGAGACGCCCTCGCGGGACGACGACATGCTCAGCACCAGGAGCGTCGGCAGCCTCGTCAGCGCGGCGCCGACAATGGGCAGCAGCGAGCGCGAGAGGGAGCACATGAAGCGAACAAAGGAGATTCGGGAGTCGGACGTGAGGGATGATTTGGTTGCGTGGAGTTTACCTAGCCTGGTGTCTGCGTGA